The Bacteroidota bacterium sequence AGTTTTAGTGAATTATATCCCTGCAATGTATACAGGAGCAGGATTTTTTGTTATAACAGCTCTGCTTTATAATTATAACGTAATAAAAATAATAAGACATAAGGCGGCTTTTTAAAGTACAAAGTCTATAAGTGATTTACAGAAAATATTTAGAATAATTAAACAGATAAAAATGGAAGATAAAATATACGAACTGTTAAAAACAGTTATAGATCCTGAGGTAGATGTAAATATTGTTGATTTAGGTTTGGTTTACGATATTAAAGTTGAAGGAAATAAAGTTGAAGTAGTAATGACGCTTTCAACGCGGGGATGTCCGCTTGGTGATACTATAATGGAGAACGCAGCTCATGTTATAAAAGCAAATATTAAGGATGTTGAAGTTGATGTGCAGCTGGTTTGGGAGCCTGCATGGACACCGGATTTGATTTCTCCTGAAGGTAAGGCGATGCTGGGAATGTAGTTTTGTGTATATAACTGTTTGTTGAAAAACATGTTTGTTGTTTAATAAAAGAATTATATTAGCGGCAACTAACCACTAATTTATAACAATTAAGTTTGTATAGATTTGTAAAACTTACCAATAGAGAATTATGTTTTCAAAGAGTTGTGAATATGGAATAAGAGCAGTTTTGTATTTGGCTGCAAATAGTACTGAGGGAAAACGTTGTGGCATTAAACCTATTGCTGCAAAGCTTGAGATCCCAAATCATTTTTTGGGAAAAATTCTCCAGAAACTGGCGCGTGAAAAGGTTATACATTCGATAAAAGGGCCTAATGGCGGTTTTTATACAACAGATGAGGATGTGAAACAAGCAATGATAACGGTTGTTAATGTTTTGGATGGACCGAAAGTTTTTAGTTCATGTGCTGTAGGATTAAAAGAGTGTTCGGACGAAAAACCCTGTCCCTTACATAATGATATAAAGCCATTTAGAGATGCATTAAGAGATTCAATGCAATCGAGGTCTATACAAAGTTTTGCTGAAACTCTTGAAAATGACGGAACTTATCTGGTTTTGTAAGGTATAGCGATATGTTATAATATAAGCTGCTAAATTTTAATTAGTAGCTTATTTTTTTTTAAAATATTCTATACATTTACTTTTTAAATCTTAATTGAACAACTTGAAGTAT is a genomic window containing:
- a CDS encoding metal-sulfur cluster assembly factor translates to MEDKIYELLKTVIDPEVDVNIVDLGLVYDIKVEGNKVEVVMTLSTRGCPLGDTIMENAAHVIKANIKDVEVDVQLVWEPAWTPDLISPEGKAMLGM
- a CDS encoding Rrf2 family transcriptional regulator, which gives rise to MFSKSCEYGIRAVLYLAANSTEGKRCGIKPIAAKLEIPNHFLGKILQKLAREKVIHSIKGPNGGFYTTDEDVKQAMITVVNVLDGPKVFSSCAVGLKECSDEKPCPLHNDIKPFRDALRDSMQSRSIQSFAETLENDGTYLVL